One Pseudomonas sp. MM213 genomic window, TGCGCATGTCCGGCTCGGAAACGATTTCCAGCAGCGGCGTGCCGGCGCGGTTCAGGTCGATGCCGGTGGCACCGTTGAACTCTTCGTGCAGGCTTTTACCGGCGTCTTCTTCCAGGTGCGCGCGGGTGATGCCAACGCGTTTGACCGTACCGTCTTCAAGGGCGATGTCCAGGTGGCCCTTGCCGACAATCGGCAATTCCATCTGGCTGATCTGGTAGCCCTTGGGCAGGTCCGGGTAGAAATAGTTTTTACGGGCGAACACGTTGTGCTGGCCGATCTCGGCATCGATAGCGAGGCCGAACATCACGGCCATGCGCACCGCTTCCTGGTTCAGCACTGGCAAGACGCCAGGCATGCCGAGGTCAACCAGGCTGGCCTGGGTGTTCGGCTCGGAACCGAAAGTGGTGGAGCTACCGGAAAAGATTTTCGACCGGGTGGTGAGCTGGGTATGAATCTCCAGCCCGATCACGACTTCCCATTGCATGTGTTTCTCCTCAGAAGCCGGTTGGGGTGCGGGTGTGCCAGTCAGTGTTCAACTGATACTGATGGGCAACGTTCAACAGGCGACCTTCCTGGAAATACGGGGCGAGCAGTTGCACGCCGACCGGCAGGCCATCGACGAAACCGGCGGGCATGGACAAGCCCGGCAGGCCGGCGAGGTTGGCGGTGATGGTGTAGACGTCTTCCAGGTAGGCGGCGACCGGGTCGCTGCTCTTGGCGCCAAGCTTCCAGGCCGGGTTCGGCGTGGTTGGGCCGAGGATGATGTCGACTTCATTGAAAGCCGCCATGAAGTCGTTCTTCACCAAACGACGAATCTTCTGCGCCTTCAGGTAGTAGGCGTCGTAGTAGCCGGCCGACAGCGCGTAGGCGCCGACCATGATCCGGCGCTGCACTTCTGCACCGAAACCTTCGCCACGGGAACGCTTGTACAGGTCTTCCAGGTTTTTCGGGTCTTCGCAGCGATAGCCGAAACGCACGCCGTCGAAACGCGACAGGTTGGAAGACGCTTCTGCCGGGGCGATCACGTAGTACGCAGGAATCGCGTGCTGCATGTTCGGCAGGCTGATTTCCTTGATCACGGCACCGAGCTTTTCCAGCTCCTTGATGCTGTTCTGGATCAACTCGGCGATACGCGGGTCGAGACCGGCGCTGAAGTATTCCTTCGGCACACCGATGCGCAGGCCTTTCAACGAGTCGTTGAGGCTGGCGCTGTAATCCGGCACGGGCTCGTCGATGCTGGTGGAGTCATTGCTGTCGAAACCGGCCATGCCTTGCAGCAGGATCGCGCAGTCTTCGGCAGTGCGCGCCAACGGGCCGCCCTGATCGAGGCTGGACGCGTAAGCGATCATGCCCCAGCGCGAAACGCGACCGTAGGTCGGTTTCAGGCCGGTGAGGTTGGTGAACGCGGCCGGCTGGCGGATCGAGCCGCCGGTGTCGGTGGCGGTCGCGGCTGGCAACAGACGAGCGGCAACGGCCGCCGCCGAACCACCCGACGAACCGCCCGGCACGTGTTCCAGGTTCCACGGGTTTTTCACCGCGCCGTAGTAGCTCGACTCGTTGGCCGAACCCATGGCGAATTCGTCCATGTTGGTCTTGCCCAGGGTCACCGCGCCGGCGGCTGCCAGTTTGGCGACGACGGTGGCGTCATACGGTGCCTTGAAGTTGTCGAGCATCTTCGAGCCGCAGCTGGTGCGCACGCCCTGGGTGCAGAACAGGTCTTTATGGGCGATCGGCGCGCCGAGCAGGGCGCCGCTCTCACCATTGGCACGGCGTGCGTCAGCGGCTTTCGCCTGCTGGAGCGCCAGGTCTTCGGTGAGGCTGATGAAACTGTTGAGCTGTGGATCGAGCTGGGCGATGCGCGCCAGCAGGACTTTGGTCAGCTCTTCGGAAGAAAACTTTTTATCGGCGAGTCCGCGGGCGATCTCGGCCAGAGTCAATTGATGCATTGCAGGCTCTTTCCCTTTAGTCGATGACTTTCGGAACCAGGTACAGGCCGTTTTCGACCGCTGGTGCGATGGACTGATAGGCCTCGCGATGATTGGTCTCGGTCACGACGTCTGCACGCAGGCGCTGGCTGGCTTCCAGTGGGTGGGCGAGCGGCTCGATACCGTCGGTATTGACCGCCTGCATTTCGTCGACCAGTCCCAGAATGCTGTTCAGGGCCGAAGTGATGTGTGGAAGATCGGCATCATTGAGGCCCAGACAGGCCAGATGAGCGATTTTTTCCACGTCGGAGCGTTCAAGCGTCATGGGATTCTCCAGTGGAAGGAAAACAGAACGGATGCTATCCGTGTGTTAGATTGTCGGAACACTACCGCATTTCTACGGTCATAAGGCCGCGATTGTGGGGGTTGGTGCACAGAAAAGCGGCCAATTTAACATATTGGCGCCTTGCCCAAAATCCCTGTCGTTGTTAGAGTTTGCCGCACTTTTTTACCCACGCGTTGCCTAGGGTCCCTTTCCCATGTTCAAGAAACTGCGTGGCATGTTTTCCAGCGATCTTTCCATTGACCTGGGCACTGCCAACACCCTTATTTACGTGCGCGAGCGCGGAATCGTCCTGAATGAGCCATCGGTTGTGGCTATTCGGACACACGGTAACCAGAAAAGTGTCGTTGCTGTCGGCACCGAGGCCAAGCGCATGCTCGGCCGTACGCCGGGCAACATTGCCGCCATTCGTCCGATGAAGGATGGCGTCATTGCCGACTTCAGCGTCTGCGAAAAGATGCTGCAATACTTTATCAACAAGGTTCACGAAAACAGCTTCCTGCAGCCTAGCCCTCGTGTGCTGATCTGCGTTCCGTGCAAATCCACTCAGGTTGAGCGTCGTGCCATCCGTGAGTCGGCCCTTGGTGCCGGCGCACGTGAAGTGTTCCTGATCGAAGAGCCGATGGCGGCTGCGATCGGTGCCGGCCTGCCGGTTGAAGAAGCACGCGGTTCGATGGTGGTCGATATCGGTGGTGGTACCACTGAAATCGCACTGATCTCCCTGAACGGTGTGGTTTACGCCGAATCCGTACGGGTTGGCGGCGACCGCTTCGACGAAGCGATCATCACCTACGTGCGTCGCAACTACGGCAGCCTGATCGGCGAATCCACCGCCGAGCGCATCAAGCAGGAAATCGGTACTGCCTACCCGGGCGGCGAAGTTCGCGAAGTCGACGTTCGCGGCCGTAACCTGGCCGAAGGCGTTCCACGCGCATTCACCCTGAACTCCAATGAAGTGCTGGAAGCTCTGCAAGAGTCCCTGGCCACTATCGTTCAGGCTGTTAAAAGCGCACTGGAGCAATCGCCTCCGGAGCTGGCTTCCGATATCGCCGAGCGTGGCCTGGTACTGACCGGTGGTGGCGCCTTGCTGCGTGATCTCGACAAGTTGCTGGCCCAGGAAACCGGTCTGCCGGTGATCGTTGCCGAAGACCCGCTGACCTGCGTTGCTCGCGGCGGTGGCCGCGCATTGGAAATGATGGATAAACACACCATGGATCTGCTGTCGAGCGAGTGATCGCCCGATGCAACTATGCTGTTGAGCGCGCAGGCGGCACTTTGCAGTGCTGCCTGTTTGCGTTTACCTTCTGTCAGTCTGTATCCAGGCCGGTCTGCCGTATGAATAAAGAAAACATTTGCCTGGGAGGAGCGGCTTATTAAACCGCTTTTCACCAAAGGGCCTTCACTGGGCGTGCGCTTGTTGGTGCTGGTCGTGCTATCGGTCGCGCTGATGGTGGTCGATGCCCGCTTCACACTGCTCAAGCCAGTGCGTAGCCAGATGTCGCTGGTGCTGATGCAGTCTTACTGGATCACCGACCTGCCGCAGCGGCTATGGCAAGGTGTGGCCAGCCAGTTTGGCAGCCGTACCGAGCTGGTCGCCGAAAACGAAAAACTCAAGACCGAAAACCTGCTGCTGCAGGGTCGCATGCAAAAGCTTGCCGCCCTCACCGAGCAGAACGTTCGGCTGCGCGAGTTGCTCAATTCCTCCGCGCTGGTCAACGAGAAGGTCGAAGTGGCCGAGTTGATCGGCATGGACCCCAACCCCTTCACCCATCGCATCATCATCAATAAAGGTGAGCGCGACGGTGTGGTCCTCGGTCAGCCGGTGCTCGATGCCCGTGGCCTGATGGGCCAGGTGGTCGAGTTGATGCCGTACACCTCCCGTGTGCTGTTGCTCACCGACACCACCCACAGCATCCCGGTGCAAGTGAACCGTAACGGACTGCGAGCGATTGCCAGCGGCACCGGCAACCCGGAACGTCTGGAACTGCGTCACGTGGCCGACACGGCGGATATCAAGGAAGGCGACTTGCTGGTCAGCTCCGGTCTCGGCCAGCGATTCCCGGCGGGTTACCCGGTGGCGACGGTCAAGGAAGTGATTCACGATTCCGGCCAGCCATTTGCCATTGTCCGCGCCGTGCCGACCGCTGCCTTGAACCGTAGCCGTTACCTGTTGCTGGTGTTCAGCGATACGCGTACACCGGAAGAGCGTGCAAACGACGCCGCTCAGGCCCAGGAAAACCTCGATGCGCAAGGCGGCGGGCCAATCATTCCCGCCACCGTGCCGAAACCTGCTGCGGTGATTGCACCTGCTGCTGCCGCCGTTCCAGCGACTTCACCTGCTGTGACCCCGGCCAAGCCTGCTGCCACAACCCCGGTCAAACCCGCTGCCGCACACCCTGCCGCCGCCAAGCCGCCCGCGACTGCACCCGCCGCCAAACCACCGGCGACACAACCCGCTGTCGTGAAGCCCGCTGCCAAACCGCCTGTCTCTGCACCGGCTACCACTGGGGGAAGAGAATAATGGTCGGTGCTACCGCCTCCCGAAACGGCTGGATGATCTGGCTGACGTTCGCCATCGGCATGTTGCTCAGCGTTTCGCCGCTGCCGCAATTCATGGAAATCCTTCGCCCGCTATGGCTCGCCTTGCTGCTGGCGTTCTGGGCGTTGGCCCTGCCGCAGAAAGTCGGCATGGTCACCGCGTGGTGCCTGGGCTTGG contains:
- the gatA gene encoding Asp-tRNA(Asn)/Glu-tRNA(Gln) amidotransferase subunit GatA, giving the protein MHQLTLAEIARGLADKKFSSEELTKVLLARIAQLDPQLNSFISLTEDLALQQAKAADARRANGESGALLGAPIAHKDLFCTQGVRTSCGSKMLDNFKAPYDATVVAKLAAAGAVTLGKTNMDEFAMGSANESSYYGAVKNPWNLEHVPGGSSGGSAAAVAARLLPAATATDTGGSIRQPAAFTNLTGLKPTYGRVSRWGMIAYASSLDQGGPLARTAEDCAILLQGMAGFDSNDSTSIDEPVPDYSASLNDSLKGLRIGVPKEYFSAGLDPRIAELIQNSIKELEKLGAVIKEISLPNMQHAIPAYYVIAPAEASSNLSRFDGVRFGYRCEDPKNLEDLYKRSRGEGFGAEVQRRIMVGAYALSAGYYDAYYLKAQKIRRLVKNDFMAAFNEVDIILGPTTPNPAWKLGAKSSDPVAAYLEDVYTITANLAGLPGLSMPAGFVDGLPVGVQLLAPYFQEGRLLNVAHQYQLNTDWHTRTPTGF
- the mreB gene encoding rod shape-determining protein MreB is translated as MFKKLRGMFSSDLSIDLGTANTLIYVRERGIVLNEPSVVAIRTHGNQKSVVAVGTEAKRMLGRTPGNIAAIRPMKDGVIADFSVCEKMLQYFINKVHENSFLQPSPRVLICVPCKSTQVERRAIRESALGAGAREVFLIEEPMAAAIGAGLPVEEARGSMVVDIGGGTTEIALISLNGVVYAESVRVGGDRFDEAIITYVRRNYGSLIGESTAERIKQEIGTAYPGGEVREVDVRGRNLAEGVPRAFTLNSNEVLEALQESLATIVQAVKSALEQSPPELASDIAERGLVLTGGGALLRDLDKLLAQETGLPVIVAEDPLTCVARGGGRALEMMDKHTMDLLSSE
- the mreC gene encoding rod shape-determining protein MreC, translated to MLVVLSVALMVVDARFTLLKPVRSQMSLVLMQSYWITDLPQRLWQGVASQFGSRTELVAENEKLKTENLLLQGRMQKLAALTEQNVRLRELLNSSALVNEKVEVAELIGMDPNPFTHRIIINKGERDGVVLGQPVLDARGLMGQVVELMPYTSRVLLLTDTTHSIPVQVNRNGLRAIASGTGNPERLELRHVADTADIKEGDLLVSSGLGQRFPAGYPVATVKEVIHDSGQPFAIVRAVPTAALNRSRYLLLVFSDTRTPEERANDAAQAQENLDAQGGGPIIPATVPKPAAVIAPAAAAVPATSPAVTPAKPAATTPVKPAAAHPAAAKPPATAPAAKPPATQPAVVKPAAKPPVSAPATTGGRE
- the gatC gene encoding Asp-tRNA(Asn)/Glu-tRNA(Gln) amidotransferase subunit GatC, with the translated sequence MTLERSDVEKIAHLACLGLNDADLPHITSALNSILGLVDEMQAVNTDGIEPLAHPLEASQRLRADVVTETNHREAYQSIAPAVENGLYLVPKVID